One window from the genome of Nicotiana tomentosiformis chromosome 5, ASM39032v3, whole genome shotgun sequence encodes:
- the LOC104097795 gene encoding K(+) efflux antiporter 4-like isoform X1, translated as MPMRRGLYLLLLLSSFSFSSADPIPGGDSENGVVVVGVNVAAELNASAVARSEEGSFANMIDRALEKEFNETEEQPGAIDHGSFNNSVSEQEAVLETVARVGRVKFKKNETNEEKSFQLQSVFNLDNDNGAEDTPTLIDRKDNVFIMSNPKSKFPVLQLDLRLISDLVVVIVSATCGGIAFACAGQPVITGYLLAGSIIGPGGFNIISEMVQVETVAQFGVIFLLFALGLEFSTAKLRIVRAVAVLGGSLQIILFMCLCGITASLCGGKASEGVFVGVFLSMSSTAVVLKFLMERNSVNTLYGQVTVGTLILQDCTVGLLFALLPILGGTSGVFQGMASMAKVLVILLMFLTILSILCRSCVPWFLRLMIGLSSQTNELYQLASVAFCLLVAGCSDKLGLSLELGSFAAGVMISTTDLAQHTLEQVEPIRNFFAALFLSSIGMLIHVHFLWNHIDILLAAVILVVIIKTIVVAAVVKGFGYTNKAALLVGMSLAQIGEFAFVLLSRASNVHLIEGKVYMLLLGTTALSLVTTPLLFKLIPAVVHLGVLLRWFSPDIPNEIGSKGDIMRADSSKRITVLIQGPHDS; from the exons ATGCCAATGCGAAGAGGGCTCTACCTTCTCCTCCTCCTGTCCTCCTTCTCCTTTTCTTCTGCTGATCCGATACCTGGTGGAGATTCAGAAAATGGCGTCGTCGTCGTCGGTGTCAATGTTGCTGCTGAATTGAATGCGTCTGCCGTTGCGAGATCTGAGGAAGGTAGTTTCGCCAACATGATCGATCGAGCTCTGGAAAAAGAGTTCAATGAGACCGAAGAGCAGCCCGGTG CAATAGATCACGGGAGCTTCAACAATAGCGTCTCGGAGCAGGAG GCAGTTCTGGAAACCGTTGCTAGGGTTGGTAGGGTCAAGTTTAAGAAGAACGAAACAAATGAGGAAAA GTCATTCCAGTTGCAGAGTGTTTTCAACCTGGATAATGACAATGGAGCAGAAGATACGCCTACATTGATAGATCGAAAG gatAATGTTTTTATCATGTCTAATCCGAAGTCAAAGTTTCCAGTGCTGCAGCTAGATTTAAG ATTGATATCTGATCTGGTTGTTGTCATTGTTTCTGCAACTTGTGGTGGCATTGCCTTCGCTTGTGCTGGACAACCG GTTATCACTGGATATTTGCTGGCAGGATCAATTATTGGACCTGGTGGTTTTAACATTATCAGTGAAATGGTGCAG GTTGAAACAGTTGCTCAATTTGGTgttatctttcttctttttgcgtTGGGCTTAGAGTTTTCCACTGCAAAG CTTCGCATTGTTCGTGCTGTTGCAGTGTTAGGAGGGTCACTTCAGATAATTCTCTTCATGTGTTTGTGTGGAATAACAGCCTCG TTATGCGGTGGGAAAGCATCTGAGGGTGTTTTTGTGGGTGTCTTCTTGTCAATGTCTTCAACAGCAGTG GTGTTGAAATTTTTGATGGAAAGAAATAGTGTTAACACTCTCTATGGGCAAGTCACAGTTGGAACCCTTATTCTGCAG GATTGTACAGTCGGTTTGCTATTTGCACTGCTTCCTATTCTGGGTGGTACTTCTGGTGTTTTTCAAGGAATGGCTTCCATGGCAAAAGT ATTGGTGATTTTGTTGATGTTCTTGACCATTTTGTCGATACTATGCCGCAGTTGCGTTCCTTGGTTTCTTAGATTGATGATAGGCCTATCATCACAG ACTAATGAATTGTACCAACTTGCATCCGTGGCTTTCTGCTTGCTTGTTGCTGGG TGTAGCGATAAGCTGGGTTTAAGTCTTGAACTGGGTTCTTTTGCTGCTGGAGTGATGATATCAACTACTGATCTGGCTCAGCATACTCTTGAACAG GTTGAACCAATCCGGAACTTCTTTGCTGCCCTTTTTCTATCCAGCATTGGCATGCTTATCCATGTTCATTTTCTCTGGAATCATATCGATATTTTACTGGCAGCTGTTATATTGGTCGTCATTATCAAAACTATTGTGGTTGCCGCAGTAGTCAAGGGTTTCGGTTACACCAATAAAGCTGCACTTCTT GTTGGAATGTCTCTGGCTCAAATAGGGGAGTTTGCATTTGTTCTTCTCAGTCGCGCTTCAAATGTTCATCTAATTGAG GGTAAAGTGTATATGCTGCTTCTGGGCACAACTGCACTTAGCCTG GTTACAACACCGTTGCTTTTCAAGCTAATTCCTGCTGTTGTGCACCTTGGTGTTCTACTGAGATGGTTTTCCCCTGATATACCAAATGAG ATTGGATCTAAAGGAGATATCATGCGTGCAGACAGTTCTAAGcgcattactgtgctgatccaaggCCCTCATGATTCATGA
- the LOC104097795 gene encoding K(+) efflux antiporter 6-like isoform X4, with the protein MPMRRGLYLLLLLSSFSFSSADPIPGGDSENGVVVVGVNVAAELNASAVARSEEGSFANMIDRALEKEFNETEEQPGAIDHGSFNNSVSEQEAVLETVARVGRVKFKKNETNEEKSFQLQSVFNLDNDNGAEDTPTLIDRKDNVFIMSNPKSKFPVLQLDLRLISDLVVVIVSATCGGIAFACAGQPVITGYLLAGSIIGPGGFNIISEMVQVETVAQFGVIFLLFALGLEFSTAKLRIVRAVAVLGGSLQIILFMCLCGITASLCGGKASEGVFVGVFLSMSSTAVVLKFLMERNSVNTLYGQVTVGTLILQDCTVGLLFALLPILGGTSGVFQGMASMAKVLVILLMFLTILSILCRSCVPWFLRLMIGLSSQTNELYQLASVAFCLLVAGCSDKLGLSLELGSFAAGVMISTTDLAQHTLEQVGMSLAQIGEFAFVLLSRASNVHLIEGKVYMLLLGTTALSLVTTPLLFKLIPAVVHLGVLLRWFSPDIPNEIGSKGDIMRADSSKRITVLIQGPHDS; encoded by the exons ATGCCAATGCGAAGAGGGCTCTACCTTCTCCTCCTCCTGTCCTCCTTCTCCTTTTCTTCTGCTGATCCGATACCTGGTGGAGATTCAGAAAATGGCGTCGTCGTCGTCGGTGTCAATGTTGCTGCTGAATTGAATGCGTCTGCCGTTGCGAGATCTGAGGAAGGTAGTTTCGCCAACATGATCGATCGAGCTCTGGAAAAAGAGTTCAATGAGACCGAAGAGCAGCCCGGTG CAATAGATCACGGGAGCTTCAACAATAGCGTCTCGGAGCAGGAG GCAGTTCTGGAAACCGTTGCTAGGGTTGGTAGGGTCAAGTTTAAGAAGAACGAAACAAATGAGGAAAA GTCATTCCAGTTGCAGAGTGTTTTCAACCTGGATAATGACAATGGAGCAGAAGATACGCCTACATTGATAGATCGAAAG gatAATGTTTTTATCATGTCTAATCCGAAGTCAAAGTTTCCAGTGCTGCAGCTAGATTTAAG ATTGATATCTGATCTGGTTGTTGTCATTGTTTCTGCAACTTGTGGTGGCATTGCCTTCGCTTGTGCTGGACAACCG GTTATCACTGGATATTTGCTGGCAGGATCAATTATTGGACCTGGTGGTTTTAACATTATCAGTGAAATGGTGCAG GTTGAAACAGTTGCTCAATTTGGTgttatctttcttctttttgcgtTGGGCTTAGAGTTTTCCACTGCAAAG CTTCGCATTGTTCGTGCTGTTGCAGTGTTAGGAGGGTCACTTCAGATAATTCTCTTCATGTGTTTGTGTGGAATAACAGCCTCG TTATGCGGTGGGAAAGCATCTGAGGGTGTTTTTGTGGGTGTCTTCTTGTCAATGTCTTCAACAGCAGTG GTGTTGAAATTTTTGATGGAAAGAAATAGTGTTAACACTCTCTATGGGCAAGTCACAGTTGGAACCCTTATTCTGCAG GATTGTACAGTCGGTTTGCTATTTGCACTGCTTCCTATTCTGGGTGGTACTTCTGGTGTTTTTCAAGGAATGGCTTCCATGGCAAAAGT ATTGGTGATTTTGTTGATGTTCTTGACCATTTTGTCGATACTATGCCGCAGTTGCGTTCCTTGGTTTCTTAGATTGATGATAGGCCTATCATCACAG ACTAATGAATTGTACCAACTTGCATCCGTGGCTTTCTGCTTGCTTGTTGCTGGG TGTAGCGATAAGCTGGGTTTAAGTCTTGAACTGGGTTCTTTTGCTGCTGGAGTGATGATATCAACTACTGATCTGGCTCAGCATACTCTTGAACAG GTTGGAATGTCTCTGGCTCAAATAGGGGAGTTTGCATTTGTTCTTCTCAGTCGCGCTTCAAATGTTCATCTAATTGAG GGTAAAGTGTATATGCTGCTTCTGGGCACAACTGCACTTAGCCTG GTTACAACACCGTTGCTTTTCAAGCTAATTCCTGCTGTTGTGCACCTTGGTGTTCTACTGAGATGGTTTTCCCCTGATATACCAAATGAG ATTGGATCTAAAGGAGATATCATGCGTGCAGACAGTTCTAAGcgcattactgtgctgatccaaggCCCTCATGATTCATGA
- the LOC104097795 gene encoding K(+) efflux antiporter 4-like isoform X3 → MPMRRGLYLLLLLSSFSFSSADPIPGGDSENGVVVVGVNVAAELNASAVARSEEGSFANMIDRALEKEFNETEEQPGAIDHGSFNNSVSEQEAVLETVARVGRVKFKKNETNEEKSFQLQSVFNLDNDNGAEDTPTLIDRKDNVFIMSNPKSKFPVLQLDLRLISDLVVVIVSATCGGIAFACAGQPVITGYLLAGSIIGPGGFNIISEMVQVETVAQFGVIFLLFALGLEFSTAKLCGGKASEGVFVGVFLSMSSTAVVLKFLMERNSVNTLYGQVTVGTLILQDCTVGLLFALLPILGGTSGVFQGMASMAKVLVILLMFLTILSILCRSCVPWFLRLMIGLSSQTNELYQLASVAFCLLVAGCSDKLGLSLELGSFAAGVMISTTDLAQHTLEQVEPIRNFFAALFLSSIGMLIHVHFLWNHIDILLAAVILVVIIKTIVVAAVVKGFGYTNKAALLVGMSLAQIGEFAFVLLSRASNVHLIEGKVYMLLLGTTALSLVTTPLLFKLIPAVVHLGVLLRWFSPDIPNEIGSKGDIMRADSSKRITVLIQGPHDS, encoded by the exons ATGCCAATGCGAAGAGGGCTCTACCTTCTCCTCCTCCTGTCCTCCTTCTCCTTTTCTTCTGCTGATCCGATACCTGGTGGAGATTCAGAAAATGGCGTCGTCGTCGTCGGTGTCAATGTTGCTGCTGAATTGAATGCGTCTGCCGTTGCGAGATCTGAGGAAGGTAGTTTCGCCAACATGATCGATCGAGCTCTGGAAAAAGAGTTCAATGAGACCGAAGAGCAGCCCGGTG CAATAGATCACGGGAGCTTCAACAATAGCGTCTCGGAGCAGGAG GCAGTTCTGGAAACCGTTGCTAGGGTTGGTAGGGTCAAGTTTAAGAAGAACGAAACAAATGAGGAAAA GTCATTCCAGTTGCAGAGTGTTTTCAACCTGGATAATGACAATGGAGCAGAAGATACGCCTACATTGATAGATCGAAAG gatAATGTTTTTATCATGTCTAATCCGAAGTCAAAGTTTCCAGTGCTGCAGCTAGATTTAAG ATTGATATCTGATCTGGTTGTTGTCATTGTTTCTGCAACTTGTGGTGGCATTGCCTTCGCTTGTGCTGGACAACCG GTTATCACTGGATATTTGCTGGCAGGATCAATTATTGGACCTGGTGGTTTTAACATTATCAGTGAAATGGTGCAG GTTGAAACAGTTGCTCAATTTGGTgttatctttcttctttttgcgtTGGGCTTAGAGTTTTCCACTGCAAAG TTATGCGGTGGGAAAGCATCTGAGGGTGTTTTTGTGGGTGTCTTCTTGTCAATGTCTTCAACAGCAGTG GTGTTGAAATTTTTGATGGAAAGAAATAGTGTTAACACTCTCTATGGGCAAGTCACAGTTGGAACCCTTATTCTGCAG GATTGTACAGTCGGTTTGCTATTTGCACTGCTTCCTATTCTGGGTGGTACTTCTGGTGTTTTTCAAGGAATGGCTTCCATGGCAAAAGT ATTGGTGATTTTGTTGATGTTCTTGACCATTTTGTCGATACTATGCCGCAGTTGCGTTCCTTGGTTTCTTAGATTGATGATAGGCCTATCATCACAG ACTAATGAATTGTACCAACTTGCATCCGTGGCTTTCTGCTTGCTTGTTGCTGGG TGTAGCGATAAGCTGGGTTTAAGTCTTGAACTGGGTTCTTTTGCTGCTGGAGTGATGATATCAACTACTGATCTGGCTCAGCATACTCTTGAACAG GTTGAACCAATCCGGAACTTCTTTGCTGCCCTTTTTCTATCCAGCATTGGCATGCTTATCCATGTTCATTTTCTCTGGAATCATATCGATATTTTACTGGCAGCTGTTATATTGGTCGTCATTATCAAAACTATTGTGGTTGCCGCAGTAGTCAAGGGTTTCGGTTACACCAATAAAGCTGCACTTCTT GTTGGAATGTCTCTGGCTCAAATAGGGGAGTTTGCATTTGTTCTTCTCAGTCGCGCTTCAAATGTTCATCTAATTGAG GGTAAAGTGTATATGCTGCTTCTGGGCACAACTGCACTTAGCCTG GTTACAACACCGTTGCTTTTCAAGCTAATTCCTGCTGTTGTGCACCTTGGTGTTCTACTGAGATGGTTTTCCCCTGATATACCAAATGAG ATTGGATCTAAAGGAGATATCATGCGTGCAGACAGTTCTAAGcgcattactgtgctgatccaaggCCCTCATGATTCATGA
- the LOC104097795 gene encoding K(+) efflux antiporter 6-like isoform X2, protein MPMRRGLYLLLLLSSFSFSSADPIPGGDSENGVVVVGVNVAAELNASAVARSEEGSFANMIDRALEKEFNETEEQPGAIDHGSFNNSVSEQEAVLETVARVGRVKFKKNETNEEKSFQLQSVFNLDNDNGAEDTPTLIDRKDNVFIMSNPKSKFPVLQLDLRLISDLVVVIVSATCGGIAFACAGQPVITGYLLAGSIIGPGGFNIISEMVQVETVAQFGVIFLLFALGLEFSTAKLRIVRAVAVLGGSLQIILFMCLCGITASLCGGKASEGVFVGVFLSMSSTAVVLKFLMERNSVNTLYGQVTVGTLILQDCTVGLLFALLPILGGTSGVFQGMASMAKVLVILLMFLTILSILCRSCVPWFLRLMIGLSSQTNELYQLASVAFCLLVAGCSDKLGLSLELGSFAAGVMISTTDLAQHTLEQVEPIRNFFAALFLSSIGMLIHVHFLWNHIDILLAAVILVVIIKTIVVAAVVKGFGYTNKAALLVGMSLAQIGEFAFVLLSRASNVHLIEGKVYMLLLGTTALSLVTTPLLFKLIPAVVHLGVLLRWFSPDIPNEVPKSAKAVD, encoded by the exons ATGCCAATGCGAAGAGGGCTCTACCTTCTCCTCCTCCTGTCCTCCTTCTCCTTTTCTTCTGCTGATCCGATACCTGGTGGAGATTCAGAAAATGGCGTCGTCGTCGTCGGTGTCAATGTTGCTGCTGAATTGAATGCGTCTGCCGTTGCGAGATCTGAGGAAGGTAGTTTCGCCAACATGATCGATCGAGCTCTGGAAAAAGAGTTCAATGAGACCGAAGAGCAGCCCGGTG CAATAGATCACGGGAGCTTCAACAATAGCGTCTCGGAGCAGGAG GCAGTTCTGGAAACCGTTGCTAGGGTTGGTAGGGTCAAGTTTAAGAAGAACGAAACAAATGAGGAAAA GTCATTCCAGTTGCAGAGTGTTTTCAACCTGGATAATGACAATGGAGCAGAAGATACGCCTACATTGATAGATCGAAAG gatAATGTTTTTATCATGTCTAATCCGAAGTCAAAGTTTCCAGTGCTGCAGCTAGATTTAAG ATTGATATCTGATCTGGTTGTTGTCATTGTTTCTGCAACTTGTGGTGGCATTGCCTTCGCTTGTGCTGGACAACCG GTTATCACTGGATATTTGCTGGCAGGATCAATTATTGGACCTGGTGGTTTTAACATTATCAGTGAAATGGTGCAG GTTGAAACAGTTGCTCAATTTGGTgttatctttcttctttttgcgtTGGGCTTAGAGTTTTCCACTGCAAAG CTTCGCATTGTTCGTGCTGTTGCAGTGTTAGGAGGGTCACTTCAGATAATTCTCTTCATGTGTTTGTGTGGAATAACAGCCTCG TTATGCGGTGGGAAAGCATCTGAGGGTGTTTTTGTGGGTGTCTTCTTGTCAATGTCTTCAACAGCAGTG GTGTTGAAATTTTTGATGGAAAGAAATAGTGTTAACACTCTCTATGGGCAAGTCACAGTTGGAACCCTTATTCTGCAG GATTGTACAGTCGGTTTGCTATTTGCACTGCTTCCTATTCTGGGTGGTACTTCTGGTGTTTTTCAAGGAATGGCTTCCATGGCAAAAGT ATTGGTGATTTTGTTGATGTTCTTGACCATTTTGTCGATACTATGCCGCAGTTGCGTTCCTTGGTTTCTTAGATTGATGATAGGCCTATCATCACAG ACTAATGAATTGTACCAACTTGCATCCGTGGCTTTCTGCTTGCTTGTTGCTGGG TGTAGCGATAAGCTGGGTTTAAGTCTTGAACTGGGTTCTTTTGCTGCTGGAGTGATGATATCAACTACTGATCTGGCTCAGCATACTCTTGAACAG GTTGAACCAATCCGGAACTTCTTTGCTGCCCTTTTTCTATCCAGCATTGGCATGCTTATCCATGTTCATTTTCTCTGGAATCATATCGATATTTTACTGGCAGCTGTTATATTGGTCGTCATTATCAAAACTATTGTGGTTGCCGCAGTAGTCAAGGGTTTCGGTTACACCAATAAAGCTGCACTTCTT GTTGGAATGTCTCTGGCTCAAATAGGGGAGTTTGCATTTGTTCTTCTCAGTCGCGCTTCAAATGTTCATCTAATTGAG GGTAAAGTGTATATGCTGCTTCTGGGCACAACTGCACTTAGCCTG GTTACAACACCGTTGCTTTTCAAGCTAATTCCTGCTGTTGTGCACCTTGGTGTTCTACTGAGATGGTTTTCCCCTGATATACCAAATGAG GTGCCCAAGAGTGCAAAGGCTGTTGACTGA
- the LOC104097794 gene encoding protein NDL1-like, which produces MSDSSSDSVSVDVETIYLGGKEHIIRTDCGSVSVIVYGDQEKPALITYPDLALNHMSCFQGLFFCPEAASLLLHNFCIYHISPPGHELGAAAICSENPIPSVDDLTDQIVEVLNYFGLGAVMCMGVIAGAYILSLFAIKHRERVLGLILVSPLCRAPSWTEWFYNKVMSNLLYFYGMCGVLKEFLLHRYFSKEVRGSPDVPESDIVQACRRLLDERQSMNIWRFLQAIDGRPDITDGLKTLKCRTLIFVGDDSPFHSEALHMTAKLDRRFSALVEVQVCGSMVTEEQPHAMLIPIEYFLMGYGLYRPNQFSCSPRSPLTPSCIAPELLSPESMGLKLKPIKTRIAASPLHKNNT; this is translated from the exons CCGTTTCCGTCGATGTTGAGACCATCTATCTTGGCGGAAAG GAGCATATCATAAGGACTGACTGTGGTTCTGTGTCCGTTATAGTTTATGGAGACCAAGAGAAGCCAGCACTGATCACTTATCCTGATCTAGCTCTAAATC ATATGTCATGTTTCCAAGGACTGTTCTTCTGTCCGGAAGCAGCTTCTCTGCTGCTCCACAATTTTTGCATTTACCACATTAGTCCTCCTGGGCATGAG TTGGGAGCTGCAGCAATTTGTTCAGAGAATCCTATACCATCTGTGGATGATTTAACAGATCAGATAGTTGAGGTTCTTAACTACTTTGG GCTTGGAGCAGTGATGTGTATGGGAGTAATTGCTGGTGCTTACATACTCAGCTTATTTGCT ATAAAGCATAGGGAGCGTGTTCTTGGTTTGATTCTTGTTTCCCCTCTATGCAGAGCACCTTCTTGGACTGAATGGTTTTACAATAAG GTCATGTCAAATTTACTATACTTCTACGGGATGTGTGGTGTTCTGAAAGAGTTCTTGCTGCACCGCTACTTCAGCAAG GAAGTTCGTGGATCTCCAGATGTTCCGGAATCAGATATAGTTCAAGCATGCAGAAGG TTGCTAGATGAGAGGCAGAGCATGAATATTTGGCGTTTTCTTCAAGCCATTGACGG GAGACCTGATATCACGGATGGATTGAAAACACTAAAATGTCGAACCCTCATATTTGTCGGGGATGATTCTCCTTTCCATTCGGAGGCTCTCCACATGACTGCTAAATTAGATCGAAGATTCAGTGCCCTAGTTGAG GTACAAGTGTGTGGATCAATGGTGACAGAAGAGCAGCCACATGCTATGTTAATAccaattgagtatttcctcatgggGTATGGACTATACAGACCAAATCAGTTCAGTTGCAGTCCTAGAAGTCCTCTCACTCCATCTTGCATTGCTCCTGAGCTTCTCTCTCCAGAAAGCATGGGTTTAAAACTGAAACCTATCAAGACTCGGATAGCAGCATCCCCACTGCACAAAAATAATACTTAA